The genomic interval ATGTTCGAAAAGTCTCCACACCTGGAGCGACAATTGGTACGTCCAGTCCTTTCGAAATGTATCGAAGCAGATCTGTGTAAAATGGATCGAGTTTTTCAAAATTCTCTATTCTTATCGGAGAAACCCCGGCGAGGAGATTACCTGTCAGTCTTGGGAAAATGAGAAGGTCCACAAAAGGAAGATCCTCCTGCAAGATTTCCATCAGAGCATCTATGAAATCGTCCGCGGATTTGAACATCTGGTCCAGAGGAAACGCGACGCACACTACCCTTTTTACACCTTTTCTGCTTCGGTGCACTCTTGAGATTTTTCTTTTCGGGATCAACCTTTTTTTCACCATCTTCCAGAGAATGTTCTCAAACATCTTCGGCTTCCTCCGAAGAGAAGAAATTCTTTTTCAACTCCAGAAAAACGGGAGCTACTCCCTCTGCCACGACCCCCGTTTGGTTTTTTGTTTTTTCGAGAGGAAAGTAGATATTGTTGTGAACCTTTCCCAGGAAATTCAACAAGACTATGGAGGCCAGAGATGTTTCCTGCGTGTGTGCCCAGAACTTTGCCTTTACAAAATTAAAATCTATGAAGTTTTGAATCTCACAGAAACCAACCACCAGTTTCGCACCGTTCTCTTTTGCAATGTAAAAGACTTCCGGGTAGAGAGCAAGATCCCCACCCACCACAAAAATATTTATGTCAGCATCTACGATTCCGAATTCGTAACCCTTCTTCCATTCCCTTCCGTTCTTTCCGATGATGAAAAATTTGCTGGTACCCACAATGGAAAATCTGGCGTTGTCTGGAATCACATCCAGCCATGATATGAAAAGGTCTATTGTTTCAAACTCCTCAAGAGATACGGGTGATCCAACCAGAATTTTCAACTTGATCCACCCATTTCAAGTATAGCATCAATCTTTTGAAACCCTTTCAGCGATGTAGTCAGCGGCGAAGTCCCGATCGATTTCAACCTGGTCTCCCGTCTCGAGGTCGCGGAGAATGACGATTCCTTTTTCCAGTTCTTCATCACCAATAATGACCGCATACCTCGATCCCATTCTGCTGGCGTGCTTAAGCTGACCGGAGAGCTTTCTATCCATGATGTCCACATCCACACTCAGGCCCTTCTTTCTCAATTCACCCGCAAGCTGGACACCATCCATAAAGGCTTTTTCACCAAGAGTTGCGATGTAAACAAGATGAACATTTTTCATCGGGATTTCTATTCCCTCTGCTTTTAAAGCGAGTATAATTCTCTCTATACCACCTGCAAAACCAAGGGCGGGTACGGAAGAGCCCCCAAGTTCCGCAAAAAGGCCATCGTACCTTCCACCACCCGCGATGGCGCTCTGGGCTCCAAGACCTTCGTGCCTCACCTCAAAAACCGTTCTGGTGTAGTAGTCGAGCCCGCGGACCAGGGTGTGATCTTCCACGTATTCGATCTCGAAAGTGTTGAGGTACTCTTTCAACTTCTTGTAGTGTGCCCTGCAGGAATCACAGAGATAGTCGACGCTTTTTGGTGCATTCAGAGAGTATTCGTGGTCCACCTTGCAATCGAGCAGTCTCAAAATGTTCGTCTCGTAACGTCTTTTGCAGTCGTCACAGAGATTGTCCAGAACTTGACCGTAATACTCTTTGAGGGCTTCGCGATAGTTTTTCCTGCACACCGGACAGCCTATGGAATTCAGGTGAATCTTGTATTTCGTGAGTCCGAGCCTTCTCAAGAAGGTATCAACCAGCATGATCACCTCGAAATCCGCTTTTGGAGATTCGGGGCCGATGATCTCGAAACCCACCTGGTGAAACTGTCTCAATCTCCCCGATTGTGGTTTTTCGTATCGGAACATGGGACCTATGTAGTAGTATCTCTGCTGAAACCCCCTGTCTATCAGAGAATTCTCCAGAAAAGCCCTGACGACGGGCGCGGTACCTTCTGGTCTCAGAGTGATGCTCCTTCCCGCTTTGTCCTGGAAGGTGTACATCTCTTTCTGAACAATGTCCGATTCTTCTCCCACACTTCTAACGAAAAGTTCCGTCTGTTCGAATATGGGAGTTCTGATCTCCTCTATTCCCGCGCTTTCGCACACATTTCTGAAGGTTTCCTCGACGTACCTCCAGTACCATATCTCTTCACCGAAGATATCGTTTGTTCCCTTTATCCTTCTGTATTTCAACTATTCACACCTCCCCTTTCCTCGAGAAGAATCTTCACATCTCTTATGATTCTCACAATTGCGTAAAAGACGACGAGGAATTCCAGTCTTCCGAGGAACATGCCCACCGTCATGGTCCATATTACACCCACCGGAAGATTCGGACTGGTGAGCCCCACCGAGAGACCTACTCCATTCATTGCGGAGGAGAATTCGAACATGGAAACCAGTGGATCGTATCCGTAACTCATGAGGATCAAGGTTCCCACCAGATAGGTCAGAGCGTAGACACCAAAGAAGACGAACATGTCCTTTATGATCCCATCGTCTATGGTTTTCCTGTTTTCACCTTTCCAAACTATGATCTTTTCAACCTTTCGCCTCGGTCCCATGAAATTGATGATAGATCGATATATCAATTTCAGTGTGACGAACACTCTGAACTGTTTCAAACCACCAGCCGTTGAATCCATCATTCCACCGAGCATCATGATAACGGTGAGAAGATACACGCCGATTGGAAAGAGAGTAACCCACGGAACAAGATCGGCGTTGGAGAACCCGGTACCCGTTATTGCGGAGACCACCTGAAACACCACGTATCTGAGCGCCTTTTCGTGAAAAACCTTCCTGGCTGGTCGCAGTAGAAACAGCGATGCGATGACAATGGTGGATCCCATGATCCAGGGTTCCCCGTTTTTGACGAAGGCTTTGAAGTTTCCCTTCCAGAGGGTGTAATGGATTCCAAAACCCGTTCCACCGAGCAGCATGAGAACGATGGTTATCACTTCTATCGATACACTGTTGTAGTATCCAATACTCGCGTTTTTCACCGAGAAACCACCCGTTGCGAGAGCCGTGAGAGAATGGTTGAAGGCATCGAACCAGGGCATACCGGCCATATGAAGAAAGAACATACCAGCGGCGGCGTACGCCACGTATATGACCATGATCACCTTCGTGGAGTGGGTCACATTTGGGAGTATGTTGTCCACCCTACCTTCGGAACTGTAAAGGGAAGCTCCGAGAGGTCCGATCAATGTGGCGAGCATTATGACGGCAAATCCCGCACCTCCAATGAACTGCATGACACTTCTCCACACCAGAAACACATGGGGAAGACTCTCCACGTCAGAAAACATGGTGAGCCCCGTTGTGGTCCAGCCGCTTGTGGCCTCGAATACTGCCTGGTGAAAATTCAAAAGACCCTCT from Thermotoga sp. Mc24 carries:
- a CDS encoding TrkH family potassium uptake protein → MTSTKYRLKVIFWYVGQLLIWFPAILLLPTIFVIFYPEEWIYIESFLVPSIISFASGVVLKKVSKLNETRVVGYQEGAVIVVTTWCAAVVLSALPFVIEGLLNFHQAVFEATSGWTTTGLTMFSDVESLPHVFLVWRSVMQFIGGAGFAVIMLATLIGPLGASLYSSEGRVDNILPNVTHSTKVIMVIYVAYAAAGMFFLHMAGMPWFDAFNHSLTALATGGFSVKNASIGYYNSVSIEVITIVLMLLGGTGFGIHYTLWKGNFKAFVKNGEPWIMGSTIVIASLFLLRPARKVFHEKALRYVVFQVVSAITGTGFSNADLVPWVTLFPIGVYLLTVIMMLGGMMDSTAGGLKQFRVFVTLKLIYRSIINFMGPRRKVEKIIVWKGENRKTIDDGIIKDMFVFFGVYALTYLVGTLILMSYGYDPLVSMFEFSSAMNGVGLSVGLTSPNLPVGVIWTMTVGMFLGRLEFLVVFYAIVRIIRDVKILLEERGGVNS
- the hisS gene encoding histidine--tRNA ligase, with the translated sequence MKYRRIKGTNDIFGEEIWYWRYVEETFRNVCESAGIEEIRTPIFEQTELFVRSVGEESDIVQKEMYTFQDKAGRSITLRPEGTAPVVRAFLENSLIDRGFQQRYYYIGPMFRYEKPQSGRLRQFHQVGFEIIGPESPKADFEVIMLVDTFLRRLGLTKYKIHLNSIGCPVCRKNYREALKEYYGQVLDNLCDDCKRRYETNILRLLDCKVDHEYSLNAPKSVDYLCDSCRAHYKKLKEYLNTFEIEYVEDHTLVRGLDYYTRTVFEVRHEGLGAQSAIAGGGRYDGLFAELGGSSVPALGFAGGIERIILALKAEGIEIPMKNVHLVYIATLGEKAFMDGVQLAGELRKKGLSVDVDIMDRKLSGQLKHASRMGSRYAVIIGDEELEKGIVILRDLETGDQVEIDRDFAADYIAERVSKD